The stretch of DNA CAAAGCAGAGCGTTCAAGTCGGTGTATTTCTTCAATATCCCCCAATCGGTCCCCTCTCCCTCTGGGAGAGGGCTAGGGTGAGGGGCTTTTGATCTACAGGCTTTAACCCGGGGTCAAACACTCCGGCCCATTGAGTTTCGGATCATTGATCAGATTCGCCAACACCCGCTCACGCAGCGCCGCCGGTTCACTGGCCAGCAAACCCTGCAACACATGCAACGGCGTCTCCGGATCCAGCCACGCCGCCTGCCCCGCCTCATCGAGAATCAACGGCCGGCGCTGGCTCGACGCCGGTTGGGTAATCACCGCCGTACTCAACCAGACCTGTTCCTGCACCGGATACGCCTCCCAGATCGCCGCAAAAAACAATGACGAGCCCTCCCCCGGCGTCAGCCAGAACGGCCGCTTGCGCTGGGTCCCGCGCCATTCGTAAAAACCGTTGGCCGGCAGCAGGCAGCGGCGCAGACGCAAGGCTTCGCGGAACATAGGTTGCTCGGCCACGGTTTCCGCCCGGGCATGTGCCGGTGTTTTCGACAGATCGGTCAGCCACGGCGGCGTCAGGCCCCAACGGGCGCGGGCCAGCGAGCGCGTGCCGTCGGCCTCGGCACGCAGCATCAACACCGAATCATTGGGGGAAATGTTCCACTGCGCCTGCTGATCGGCGGGAAAACCAGGCAGGGCCGCGAAGTCGCGGTTCCAGCGAAACAGGGCATAACGTCCACACATGGGGCAACACGACTCAGAAGTAAAACGAACGCCAGCCTAACAGACCAGCGTGCCGGGGAAGCTCTCCGGTTCATCGCCGGGCAGCGGCAGCGCGGCATTGTACGCAGTGATCAGCTCGCGGGCGTACTCGGCCTGATCGTTATCGACCGACAGGCCGAGCAGGCCGAAAATCGGCAACTCACCCGTGCCGCCGAGCAGATCCCGGCCCACCAGGTGCGCCTCGATGCCTTCGCTGGCGAGCATGCCCTTGAGCATTTCGCCTTCCATCAGGTTTTCCGGCTCGTAGATTCGCTGCATGCGCGCCCCTCA from Pseudomonas sp. P8_229 encodes:
- a CDS encoding SOS response-associated peptidase; this translates as MCGRYALFRWNRDFAALPGFPADQQAQWNISPNDSVLMLRAEADGTRSLARARWGLTPPWLTDLSKTPAHARAETVAEQPMFREALRLRRCLLPANGFYEWRGTQRKRPFWLTPGEGSSLFFAAIWEAYPVQEQVWLSTAVITQPASSQRRPLILDEAGQAAWLDPETPLHVLQGLLASEPAALRERVLANLINDPKLNGPECLTPG
- a CDS encoding putative signal transducing protein, producing MQRIYEPENLMEGEMLKGMLASEGIEAHLVGRDLLGGTGELPIFGLLGLSVDNDQAEYARELITAYNAALPLPGDEPESFPGTLVC